A stretch of the Lolium perenne isolate Kyuss_39 chromosome 3, Kyuss_2.0, whole genome shotgun sequence genome encodes the following:
- the LOC127342900 gene encoding uncharacterized protein — translation MGAGEGEAAGSKDKSGGGVARTSLDGLRDKNVMQLKKLNTALFPVRYNDKYYQDAIASKDFSKLAYYSDICVGAIACRLEKKEGGAVCVYIMTLGVLAPYRGLGLGTKLLNHVFDLCAKQNIPEIYLHVQTNNDDAIAFYKKFGFEITETIYQYYKNITPPDCHVLTKFIGQAPTKK, via the exons ATGGGCGCTGGGGAAGGAGAGGCAGCCGGGAGCAAGGAcaagagcggcggcggcgtcgcccGGACGTCCCTCGACGGCCTGCGGGACAAGAACGTGATGCAGCTCAAGAAGCTCAACACGGCGCTCTTCCCCGTCCGCTACAACGACAAGTATTACCAGGACGCCATCGCCTCCAAGGACTTCTCCAAGCTCG CTTACTACAGCGATATATGTGTTGGGGCAATTGCTTGTCGCCTGGAGAAGAAGGAAGGAGGGGCGGTCTGTGTTTATATCATGACTCTGGGTGTATTGGCGCCCTAccgtggtcttggtcttg GAACTAAGCTGCTGAACCATGTTTTCGATCTCTGTGCGAAGCAGAACATCCCGGAGATATACTTGCATGTTCAGACAAACAACGACGATGCAATTGCTTTCTACAAGAAGTTTGGGTTCGAAATAACAGAGACGATATATCAGTACTATAAGAACATCACTCCGCCGGATTGCCACGTTCTTACCAAATTTATTGGTCAGGCTCCTACAAAGAAATGA